A single genomic interval of Mycolicibacterium holsaticum DSM 44478 = JCM 12374 harbors:
- a CDS encoding sugar transferase, with protein sequence MTKIGTAHGAAWQKSYRLALIVTDVIVVGLALVAAQFVRLGAPDAMHDGAYVWVFSYYSLMSIIVAGTWLALLAAYRTRSPRIVGAGVEEYRRVFSATLATVGVIAVGLMILRPEYARGYLAVALPLGLLALLLSRSLCRRLLARKRRQGKCVQTVVAVGDARAVRSLVQSLSRGWSYGYAVVGVCLTGRAGGGTLEVPGVGALPVFGNEHHVHDAILKTNADTVALTTTDHFGPEGVRELSWEMDRLGVDLVVSPGVVDVAGPRLTMRPVAGLPLIHVEKPQYSGTKKLQKRTFDICVSITVLSCALPVLLLAALAIKLTSRGPVLYRSERIGLDGRPFQMIKLRTMVEGADKEVERLLEINESVGGVLFKIREDPRVTPVGKFLRRYSIDELPQFINVLRRDMSVVGPRPPLRREVDTYTDQIRRRLLVLPGITGLWQVSGRSDLSWEDSVRLDLSYVENWSITNDLLIAAKTIRTVAAGSGAY encoded by the coding sequence TTGACGAAGATCGGTACCGCGCACGGCGCGGCCTGGCAGAAGTCATACCGCCTCGCGCTGATTGTCACGGACGTCATCGTCGTCGGCCTTGCTCTGGTCGCCGCGCAGTTCGTCAGGCTCGGCGCACCGGACGCGATGCACGACGGGGCGTACGTCTGGGTCTTCTCCTACTACTCGCTGATGTCGATCATCGTCGCAGGAACCTGGCTGGCCCTGCTGGCCGCCTACCGCACCCGCTCACCCCGGATCGTGGGCGCCGGCGTCGAGGAGTACCGGCGCGTCTTCTCCGCGACGCTGGCAACCGTCGGGGTGATCGCCGTCGGGTTGATGATCCTTCGCCCGGAGTACGCGCGTGGCTATCTGGCTGTCGCCCTTCCGCTGGGCCTGCTCGCGCTGTTGCTGAGCCGTAGCCTGTGCCGGCGGCTGCTGGCCAGGAAACGTCGCCAGGGCAAGTGCGTGCAGACCGTGGTCGCGGTCGGCGACGCACGCGCGGTGCGCAGCCTGGTGCAGTCGCTGTCACGGGGCTGGTCATACGGATATGCGGTGGTCGGAGTGTGCCTGACCGGCCGCGCCGGCGGCGGCACCCTGGAGGTGCCCGGGGTGGGCGCGTTGCCGGTGTTCGGCAATGAGCACCACGTGCACGACGCGATCCTGAAGACCAACGCCGACACCGTGGCGTTGACCACCACCGACCATTTCGGCCCCGAGGGCGTACGCGAGTTGTCCTGGGAGATGGACAGGCTCGGCGTCGACCTGGTGGTCTCACCGGGCGTGGTCGACGTCGCAGGGCCTCGCCTGACGATGCGCCCGGTGGCCGGCCTTCCGCTGATCCACGTCGAGAAGCCGCAGTACAGCGGCACCAAGAAACTGCAGAAACGGACCTTCGACATCTGTGTGTCGATCACGGTTCTGAGCTGTGCGCTGCCGGTGCTGCTGCTCGCCGCGCTGGCCATCAAACTGACCAGCAGGGGACCGGTGTTGTACCGCTCCGAGCGGATCGGGCTGGACGGCCGGCCGTTCCAGATGATCAAGCTGCGCACCATGGTCGAGGGCGCCGACAAAGAGGTCGAACGCTTGCTGGAGATCAACGAGAGCGTCGGCGGCGTGCTGTTCAAGATCCGGGAAGACCCGCGCGTCACCCCGGTCGGCAAGTTCCTGCGTCGCTACAGCATCGACGAGCTACCCCAGTTCATCAACGTGCTGCGGCGCGACATGAGCGTGGTGGGGCCGCGTCCGCCGCTGCGCCGTGAGGTCGACACCTACACCGACCAGATCCGTCGCCGGCTGCTGGTGCTGCCGGGCATCACCGGGCTGTGGCAGGTGAGCGGGCGCTCCGACCTGTCGTGGGAGGACTCGGTGCGGCTGGATCTGTCCTACGTGGAGAACTGGTCGATCACCAACGACCTGTTGATCGCGGCCAAGACCATCCGCACGGTCGCGGCCGGTTCCGGCGCCTACTGA
- a CDS encoding lipase family protein has product MAGQRGGTTRTVLLAVAVALVVVVAGALVAVPLRPVATMLTIGFLNQFPSSGGPPVPVDSADTTGTGPGSLVSATTMPGVTRTVEGRQLRAARVVYRSTSGDTGAPTVVSGSVFTPQGSAPEGGWPVVAFGHGTLGIDPPCGPSLSPSLQNLVHVVRVLTRLGYAVALPDYQGLGVKGVHPYSDARTAGLNMIDAVRALRNTFGDVSGKWAALGDSQGGGASWAADEQARGYAPELDLVGAIASSPAADISGIVSKASQGTLTVEQRPVMAAVVESLARLHPDLDRDNYRRFEAARHWDELSDCTEEGAYGRAAAIQRIGPREFTPRGPQAAERLRRLLKAWTLPQKPLSAPLYVFYGGKDPFIDAEWTRSAIEKACALGGVVTIDFDPEGGHNPGDALGMLDWIDDRFAGRPAPDDC; this is encoded by the coding sequence ATGGCCGGCCAACGCGGCGGCACGACGCGCACAGTGCTGCTCGCCGTCGCGGTCGCGCTCGTGGTGGTCGTCGCCGGCGCGCTGGTCGCCGTGCCGCTGCGACCGGTCGCCACGATGCTCACCATCGGCTTCCTGAACCAGTTCCCGTCATCGGGCGGGCCTCCGGTGCCGGTCGACTCGGCCGATACGACAGGCACCGGTCCCGGCTCGCTGGTGTCGGCGACCACGATGCCCGGGGTCACCCGCACCGTGGAGGGCCGACAACTGCGGGCGGCCCGGGTGGTCTACCGGTCCACATCCGGTGACACTGGCGCTCCGACCGTGGTGTCAGGCTCGGTGTTCACCCCGCAGGGCAGCGCTCCGGAAGGCGGATGGCCGGTGGTGGCGTTCGGCCACGGCACGCTGGGGATCGATCCGCCGTGCGGGCCGTCGTTGTCGCCCAGCCTGCAGAACCTCGTGCACGTGGTGCGGGTCCTCACCCGGCTGGGGTACGCCGTCGCGCTGCCCGACTACCAGGGGCTCGGCGTGAAGGGCGTGCACCCCTATTCGGACGCCCGCACCGCGGGGCTCAACATGATCGACGCGGTGCGCGCGCTGCGGAACACGTTCGGTGACGTGTCCGGGAAGTGGGCGGCGCTCGGGGACTCCCAGGGCGGCGGCGCCTCGTGGGCGGCAGACGAGCAGGCGCGCGGGTACGCGCCGGAACTGGACCTCGTCGGGGCCATCGCGTCGTCGCCGGCCGCCGACATCTCCGGCATCGTGTCCAAGGCCTCGCAGGGCACCCTGACCGTCGAGCAGCGACCCGTCATGGCGGCCGTGGTCGAGTCGCTGGCGCGCCTGCATCCCGACCTCGACCGCGACAACTACCGGCGGTTCGAGGCCGCACGGCACTGGGACGAGCTGTCGGACTGCACCGAGGAGGGCGCCTACGGTCGCGCGGCGGCGATCCAGCGGATCGGGCCGCGCGAGTTCACCCCACGCGGCCCGCAGGCCGCCGAGCGGCTGCGCCGGCTGCTCAAGGCGTGGACGTTACCCCAAAAGCCGTTGTCGGCACCGCTTTACGTGTTCTACGGCGGGAAGGACCCGTTCATCGACGCCGAATGGACCAGGTCGGCGATCGAAAAGGCCTGCGCACTGGGCGGGGTGGTGACGATCGATTTCGACCCGGAAGGGGGCCACAATCCGGGCGACGCCTTGGGCATGCTCGACTGGATAGATGACCGCTTCGCAGGAAGGCCCGCCCCCGATGACTGCTGA
- a CDS encoding polysaccharide biosynthesis tyrosine autokinase, with translation MEYLRIFRRYWWLIVALTIVGGAGGYAATLLLTPEYQSTARLFVATQNGTSVTEAYQNNLFSQERVYSYADLASSEQVAARAVDQLKAPISADELRSKVTALPGEKTVLLDVSVTDADPAQAQTYTNAVADQLVGLVSELETSRRGGSPAAGLVVVDEASYPTAPTGLGVLTMIVLGAVIGLVVGIVAAVLAGIVDKRLRGRESVEGAVGTHLLGALPAEPARATTTVVDLDGNEFYAERVRELRTNLRFAVPPGSGAPPRRIAVTSPSSGDGRTTVAIDLAAALAESGRSVVVVDGDLRGAELADRLGLDDQRRARALNRGVSTVIAGEHALAEAVIGEIPVGAHAIALLPAGPTASRPGEMWANDRATAMFEELARNFDYIVVDTPPLERYADGANVAALCDGAVLLARIGSTTSSALRRAIQALQTANVALIGTVATFERVGGRLKRQHHKQVQRDARPAARTGSVEGGRGADARAAGTETVATQKGQLVGSGNPRRTDGDAAYGPGSHAGHGGNG, from the coding sequence ATGGAATACCTGCGCATTTTCCGCAGGTACTGGTGGTTGATCGTGGCGCTGACGATCGTCGGCGGCGCTGGCGGTTATGCGGCCACACTTTTACTGACACCTGAATATCAGTCGACCGCGCGCCTCTTCGTAGCAACGCAGAACGGCACCTCGGTCACCGAGGCGTACCAGAACAATCTGTTCTCCCAGGAACGTGTGTACTCCTACGCCGATTTGGCATCCAGCGAACAAGTGGCCGCCCGCGCGGTGGACCAGTTGAAGGCGCCGATCTCCGCCGACGAGCTGCGTTCGAAGGTCACCGCGCTGCCCGGAGAGAAGACGGTTCTACTCGACGTGAGCGTCACCGACGCCGACCCCGCACAGGCGCAGACGTACACCAACGCCGTGGCTGACCAGCTCGTCGGGCTGGTCAGCGAGCTGGAGACGTCACGCCGGGGCGGAAGCCCCGCCGCAGGCCTGGTGGTGGTCGACGAGGCCAGCTACCCGACGGCGCCGACGGGTCTGGGCGTGCTCACCATGATCGTGCTGGGCGCGGTCATCGGCCTGGTGGTCGGCATTGTCGCCGCGGTGCTGGCCGGCATCGTCGACAAGCGGTTGCGTGGGCGCGAGTCGGTGGAGGGCGCCGTCGGCACCCACCTGCTCGGGGCGCTGCCCGCCGAACCCGCGCGGGCCACCACCACGGTCGTCGACCTCGACGGCAACGAGTTCTACGCCGAGCGGGTGCGCGAACTGCGCACCAACCTGCGGTTCGCCGTGCCGCCCGGAAGCGGCGCCCCGCCGCGTCGCATCGCGGTGACGAGCCCCTCGAGCGGCGACGGGCGCACCACGGTCGCGATCGACCTGGCCGCCGCGCTCGCCGAATCCGGCCGTTCGGTCGTCGTCGTCGACGGTGACCTGCGCGGCGCGGAGCTGGCCGACCGGCTGGGCCTGGACGACCAGCGTCGGGCCCGCGCCCTGAACCGGGGGGTGAGCACGGTGATCGCCGGGGAGCACGCATTGGCCGAAGCGGTCATCGGGGAGATCCCCGTCGGCGCGCACGCCATCGCGCTGCTGCCCGCGGGGCCCACGGCATCGCGCCCCGGCGAGATGTGGGCCAACGACCGCGCCACCGCCATGTTCGAAGAGCTCGCCCGCAATTTCGACTACATCGTCGTCGACACCCCGCCGTTGGAGCGTTACGCCGACGGCGCCAACGTCGCCGCGCTTTGCGACGGCGCGGTGTTGCTGGCGCGTATCGGCTCCACCACCAGCTCGGCGCTGCGCCGGGCGATTCAGGCGCTGCAGACCGCGAACGTCGCCCTGATCGGCACGGTGGCGACGTTCGAGCGGGTCGGCGGGCGACTCAAACGCCAGCACCACAAGCAGGTGCAGCGGGATGCCCGGCCGGCAGCGCGGACGGGCTCCGTCGAAGGCGGGCGCGGTGCCGACGCCCGGGCCGCCGGGACCGAGACCGTGGCGACCCAGAAGGGACAGCTCGTCGGATCGGGCAACCCGCGGCGTACCGACGGCGACGCGGCGTACGGACCCGGCAGCCACGCCGGGCACGGAGGCAACGGATAG
- a CDS encoding lipase family protein has protein sequence MRRLRVGLAVAAAVVLVAAVVVAAWASRADLFDRGGAATAHPDTEPIPTAHIGGSEPGDLVSAATMPGLSHSKVGSEFNAARVVYHSTNGDTGEPTVVSGSVYTPKGAAPQGGWPVVAFGHGTTGIDEPCAPSLSDSLLGMSSMVVGLVRKGYAVAFADYQGLGAPGVHPYLDAKTAGLNVIDSVRALHHTFDDISPKWAALGGSQGGGAVWAAGEQAGGYAPELDLVGVVAMVPAADVTGLVDKAQAETLTYYQRPAFQSVVETLARLHPDLNRDDYRRGAAAEYWEVLSSCSGAKGLDRKEAAEALAPGDLAPKTPQAAERLRGLLRGWALPQQPLTAPLSVSYGGQDEYIDAQWTTDAIARACALGGPVVWDLQPQAGHGNVDISSRYAWLADRFAGKPVADECTSAAPGN, from the coding sequence ATGCGCCGACTGCGTGTCGGGCTTGCCGTCGCGGCAGCGGTTGTACTGGTCGCGGCCGTGGTGGTGGCGGCGTGGGCGTCTCGCGCCGACCTCTTCGATCGCGGCGGCGCCGCGACCGCGCACCCCGACACCGAGCCGATCCCGACCGCGCACATCGGTGGGTCTGAACCCGGTGATCTGGTGAGTGCTGCAACGATGCCGGGGTTGTCGCACAGCAAGGTCGGAAGCGAGTTCAACGCCGCACGCGTCGTCTACCACTCCACCAACGGCGACACCGGCGAGCCGACCGTGGTGTCCGGATCCGTGTACACCCCCAAAGGCGCGGCGCCACAAGGTGGATGGCCGGTGGTCGCGTTCGGGCACGGGACGACGGGTATCGACGAGCCGTGTGCGCCGTCGCTGTCTGACTCCCTGCTCGGCATGTCCTCCATGGTGGTGGGGCTGGTGCGCAAGGGCTACGCCGTCGCGTTCGCCGACTACCAGGGGCTCGGGGCGCCCGGCGTCCATCCCTACCTCGACGCGAAGACCGCCGGGCTCAACGTCATCGACTCCGTGCGCGCACTGCACCACACCTTCGACGACATCTCGCCCAAGTGGGCGGCGCTGGGCGGTTCGCAGGGCGGCGGCGCGGTGTGGGCGGCGGGCGAGCAGGCGGGCGGCTATGCGCCCGAACTCGACCTGGTCGGCGTGGTCGCGATGGTTCCGGCCGCCGACGTCACCGGGCTAGTGGACAAGGCGCAGGCCGAGACGTTGACGTACTACCAACGGCCGGCGTTTCAGTCGGTGGTGGAGACGCTGGCCCGGCTGCACCCCGACCTCAACCGCGACGACTACCGGCGCGGTGCGGCCGCCGAGTACTGGGAGGTGTTGTCGTCGTGCTCGGGCGCAAAGGGTTTGGACCGCAAGGAGGCGGCCGAGGCGCTCGCGCCCGGCGACCTGGCGCCGAAGACCCCGCAGGCGGCCGAGCGGTTGCGCGGGCTGCTGCGCGGTTGGGCGTTGCCGCAGCAGCCGCTCACCGCGCCGCTGTCGGTGTCCTACGGTGGCCAGGACGAATACATCGACGCACAGTGGACCACCGACGCGATCGCGCGGGCCTGCGCGCTCGGCGGCCCGGTGGTATGGGACCTACAGCCGCAAGCCGGGCACGGCAACGTGGATATCAGCTCCCGATACGCGTGGCTCGCAGACCGATTCGCAGGAAAGCCGGTGGCAGATGAGTGCACCTCAGCCGCACCAGGGAACTGA
- a CDS encoding alpha/beta fold hydrolase, giving the protein MIRAHIGIALACLVVATGTVVSGCAHDTSAQAPSAMTGMPLDADYSGAGQQPGALAEANSLPTIDRRLRAASSVAARIEYTSTSGITDGRTQVTGTVFVPKGDAPEGGWPIVAYGHATTGIESECAPSLSPTLLGTSNVVTALVNAGFVVTVPDYQGLGTDNADDGSYHPYLDSTTAGYNVIDSVKAARRLVPAASERWVAIGVSQGGQATWAANELAETYGAGLTLLGTVSVAPAADITGFADAAADGQLTPEQMPALVVILETLKRAYPDFPLDDYRRGFAKDHWDKLIACDGPAAAERATLTPQLTGEDLRPGTPQAVDTLRTHLQHMSLPHRPTTAPMLVIFGGNDALVPPAWTDRALRAACGMGDVIDIQLQPDKGHAGIDVSSAFGWVNARFRGEPAADSCLSLAPPGAPQ; this is encoded by the coding sequence ATGATCCGCGCGCACATCGGCATTGCGCTGGCGTGCCTTGTCGTCGCGACCGGCACCGTCGTATCCGGTTGCGCCCACGACACTTCGGCCCAGGCCCCATCGGCGATGACGGGCATGCCGCTTGACGCCGACTACAGCGGTGCCGGCCAGCAGCCGGGCGCGCTGGCCGAGGCCAACTCCTTGCCGACCATCGACCGCAGGTTGCGCGCGGCGAGCTCGGTGGCCGCGCGCATCGAGTACACGTCCACCTCCGGCATCACCGACGGTCGTACCCAGGTCACCGGAACCGTCTTCGTGCCGAAGGGTGACGCGCCCGAGGGCGGCTGGCCGATCGTGGCCTACGGCCACGCCACCACCGGGATCGAATCCGAATGCGCGCCATCGCTGTCGCCGACCCTGCTGGGCACGTCGAACGTGGTGACCGCGCTCGTCAACGCCGGGTTCGTCGTCACCGTGCCGGACTACCAGGGTCTGGGCACCGACAACGCGGACGACGGCAGCTATCACCCGTACCTCGATTCCACCACGGCCGGCTACAACGTGATCGACTCGGTCAAGGCCGCCCGCCGGCTCGTTCCCGCGGCATCCGAGCGCTGGGTGGCGATCGGGGTATCCCAAGGCGGACAGGCTACTTGGGCGGCCAACGAGCTGGCGGAAACCTACGGGGCAGGCCTCACCCTGCTGGGCACGGTGAGCGTGGCACCGGCCGCCGACATCACCGGGTTCGCCGACGCGGCCGCCGACGGTCAGCTGACCCCCGAACAGATGCCGGCGCTGGTGGTGATCCTCGAGACGCTCAAGCGCGCATATCCGGATTTCCCGCTCGACGACTACCGGCGCGGCTTCGCAAAAGACCACTGGGACAAGTTGATTGCGTGCGACGGGCCCGCAGCGGCCGAGCGCGCCACGTTGACGCCGCAGCTCACCGGTGAGGACCTGCGGCCGGGCACACCGCAGGCCGTCGACACGCTGCGCACACATCTGCAGCACATGAGCCTGCCCCACCGCCCGACGACGGCGCCGATGCTGGTCATCTTCGGCGGCAACGACGCGTTGGTGCCGCCGGCGTGGACCGACCGGGCGCTGCGGGCCGCGTGCGGGATGGGCGACGTGATCGACATCCAGCTGCAGCCCGACAAGGGGCACGCGGGCATCGACGTCTCCTCGGCGTTCGGCTGGGTCAACGCACGGTTCCGCGGTGAGCCGGCCGCCGACAGCTGTCTGAGCCTGGCACCGCCCGGAGCGCCGCAGTGA
- a CDS encoding YveK family protein, translating to MRPPANVSRIRDYLRLLVNGWLVVLCATILSAAGGWLAWQSAPPVYTSTARVFAVTPGSATPVDAHYGHLNSISRNVTTQHLARSRQVTMRTVEQLNLDTSPAELAARITVVAKNSALLEVMVAGGDPELTRRTADGVTQNLVALTKQMAAVDTGSAELVVVDAAGPAVRQGSVWRFVVPAGALGFVLSAMLVLAYGLLKDRMHGARQLDHVVDETLAGRDR from the coding sequence ATGAGACCGCCCGCCAACGTGTCCCGGATACGCGACTACCTGAGGTTGCTCGTCAACGGCTGGTTAGTCGTGCTGTGCGCGACCATCCTGTCGGCGGCGGGCGGCTGGCTTGCCTGGCAGAGCGCACCGCCGGTGTACACCTCGACCGCAAGAGTTTTCGCCGTGACGCCGGGCAGCGCCACCCCGGTGGACGCGCATTACGGTCACCTCAACTCGATCTCGCGAAACGTCACCACCCAGCACCTGGCCCGCAGCAGGCAGGTCACGATGCGCACCGTCGAGCAGCTGAACCTCGACACCAGCCCCGCCGAACTCGCCGCGCGCATCACCGTGGTGGCCAAGAACTCCGCGCTGCTGGAGGTGATGGTGGCCGGCGGCGACCCCGAACTGACCCGGCGCACCGCCGACGGCGTCACCCAGAACCTGGTCGCGCTCACCAAACAAATGGCCGCGGTCGACACCGGAAGCGCCGAACTCGTCGTCGTCGACGCGGCCGGCCCGGCGGTCCGGCAGGGGTCGGTGTGGCGGTTCGTCGTTCCAGCGGGGGCATTGGGATTCGTGCTCAGCGCCATGCTGGTGCTCGCGTACGGACTGCTCAAAGACCGAATGCACGGCGCACGGCAACTCGACCACGTCGTCGACGAGACACTGGCGGGAAGGGATCGATGA
- a CDS encoding sialate O-acetylesterase, whose amino-acid sequence MSAPQPHQGTDGDWPLWRRLLTETKCVVLRLLAPKGIAVAAPQRPYLVVPVLGQSNAFGMGLGLDLSGPDRPHPRVHQWAMCGPSKGSPVLAVDPLLHEIPGKGVGFGLTFGRHLADETGRTVLLVPGARGDTSFTPKNGYTWDPVDTGTRVNLYRRAVAAIDKALAAYPGSQVAAVLWHQGESDVPLTTGPVYQGKLDSLIADLRARYGEDLPVILGGMAPEEMECSGRDYPKIHAVHVDTPNRVPGTAFVAGARNSVNSETDRHYNGAGMRQMGHDMWDEYRRMRAEHLARYASN is encoded by the coding sequence ATGAGTGCACCTCAGCCGCACCAGGGAACTGACGGCGACTGGCCGCTGTGGCGGCGGCTGCTGACCGAGACCAAATGCGTCGTGCTGCGTCTGCTCGCCCCGAAGGGAATCGCCGTCGCGGCGCCCCAGCGGCCGTATCTGGTCGTGCCGGTCCTCGGCCAGTCGAACGCGTTCGGCATGGGGCTGGGCCTTGATCTGAGCGGCCCCGACCGACCGCACCCGCGGGTGCATCAGTGGGCCATGTGCGGACCGTCGAAGGGCAGCCCGGTTTTGGCCGTCGACCCGCTGCTGCACGAGATCCCCGGTAAGGGCGTGGGTTTCGGGCTGACGTTCGGCAGACACCTGGCCGATGAGACCGGACGCACCGTGCTTCTCGTTCCCGGCGCACGCGGTGACACATCGTTCACCCCGAAGAACGGATATACCTGGGATCCCGTCGACACCGGCACCCGGGTCAATCTGTACCGCCGCGCGGTGGCCGCCATCGACAAGGCGCTGGCGGCGTATCCGGGCAGCCAGGTGGCCGCGGTGCTGTGGCACCAAGGCGAAAGCGACGTCCCGCTGACCACCGGGCCGGTCTATCAGGGCAAGCTCGACTCCCTGATCGCGGATCTGCGCGCCCGCTACGGAGAAGACCTGCCGGTGATCCTGGGCGGAATGGCGCCGGAGGAGATGGAGTGCAGCGGGCGCGACTACCCGAAGATCCACGCCGTACACGTCGACACGCCCAACCGGGTACCGGGCACGGCATTTGTTGCCGGAGCACGTAATTCGGTCAACTCTGAGACGGACCGACACTACAACGGCGCGGGTATGCGGCAGATGGGCCACGACATGTGGGACGAATACCGCCGGATGCGCGCCGAACACCTGGCGCGGTATGCATCCAACTGA
- a CDS encoding lipase family protein has product MRLRLAAAAVGVLSVVAGCAPSPPQPPAAYNRPPHSLEPPFAGATQLPPPDLTNDGPGSLVEVKPLDPSEQFTDAGVTAVRVVYRSTSTAGQPVEVSGVVAVPAGKAPKGGWPIIAFGHSLTGVAQNCAPSLARGLGGYASAMTVMLNRGYLVMMPDYAGLGVPGRQHAPLDWVALGNNMIDGVRAARRVLPDASVNWAAYGSGQGGLAAWASAIRAADYGTGLNLVGAVALSPYADLAALADAASNGKLSQNQYRLLMVILQGLSQELPGFDLNAYRSGTARDHWDLLTSCAPPDPAEAQKLASQLRPEDLRPRDAAAAAALRNTLSTLALPGNSPAPPAPVLVVYGTDDPLVPQAGVAAAVKQACAKGDPIVVNRRIGDTTTTNELVIQTSLSWLRARFDGQRPADICVGAT; this is encoded by the coding sequence GTGCGGTTGCGGCTTGCGGCGGCCGCCGTCGGCGTGCTCTCGGTGGTGGCCGGCTGCGCGCCGAGCCCGCCGCAGCCACCGGCCGCCTACAACCGGCCGCCGCATTCGTTGGAACCCCCGTTCGCCGGTGCGACGCAGTTGCCGCCGCCCGATCTGACCAACGATGGGCCCGGGTCGCTGGTGGAGGTCAAACCTCTCGACCCGAGCGAACAGTTCACCGACGCCGGTGTGACGGCCGTCCGGGTGGTGTACCGCTCGACCAGCACCGCAGGTCAACCCGTCGAGGTCTCCGGAGTGGTCGCGGTACCGGCCGGAAAAGCCCCCAAGGGCGGATGGCCGATCATCGCGTTCGGGCACTCGCTGACCGGCGTCGCGCAGAACTGTGCGCCGTCGCTCGCCAGGGGTCTCGGCGGTTACGCATCGGCGATGACCGTGATGCTCAACCGCGGCTACCTCGTAATGATGCCCGACTACGCGGGGCTCGGTGTGCCCGGCCGACAGCACGCCCCGCTGGACTGGGTCGCCCTGGGCAACAACATGATCGACGGCGTGCGCGCGGCACGCCGGGTACTGCCCGATGCCAGCGTCAACTGGGCGGCGTACGGCAGCGGCCAAGGTGGTCTTGCCGCCTGGGCGTCGGCAATCAGGGCGGCGGACTACGGGACCGGGCTCAACCTTGTCGGCGCGGTGGCGCTTTCCCCGTACGCCGATCTGGCCGCGCTGGCCGACGCGGCCAGCAACGGCAAGCTCAGCCAAAACCAGTACCGGCTGCTCATGGTGATACTGCAGGGCCTGTCCCAGGAACTGCCCGGCTTCGACCTGAACGCTTACCGGTCCGGCACGGCCAGAGACCATTGGGATCTGCTGACCTCGTGCGCACCACCGGATCCCGCCGAGGCGCAGAAACTGGCATCGCAGTTGCGCCCCGAGGACCTGCGCCCGCGCGACGCTGCCGCCGCCGCGGCGCTGCGCAACACGCTGAGCACCCTGGCGCTACCGGGGAACTCGCCGGCCCCGCCCGCGCCTGTGCTGGTGGTCTACGGGACCGACGACCCGCTGGTGCCACAAGCCGGTGTCGCGGCAGCGGTGAAACAGGCCTGCGCCAAAGGCGATCCCATCGTGGTGAACCGCCGCATCGGGGACACCACGACCACCAACGAGTTGGTCATCCAGACGTCGCTGTCGTGGCTGAGAGCGCGCTTCGACGGGCAACGGCCTGCCGACATCTGCGTGGGGGCGACATGA
- a CDS encoding acyltransferase family protein gives MTVKPRDSAEHSASPPVPRTTGRIIGLDGARGLSAVGVAVMHVAGNFSPNTAAQTKIGIVGMSLIFFFVLSGFLLFLPYVRRLTEDAPAATAPSARNFAIHRIARILPGYLVIFLLCNYVFAVVYVENPTVQTIGTSEGTGTITDPWQLLANLTLLQTYIPKYIFTGLNPSWSLTLEFAFYASLPLSAVLLFALRRRTSVRPLRLAASLPVAFIVLGFVGKLLLPLVSNHFGVTDPELMQWGPNWVSVYLRSFLVNADNFAFGMLAAVVVVAIEQGAVRRSVARRVRPAAALALPVVLAVSFALIALGDMFGTSGMALASALVILVIVAPLSCGQRSRIGEGLELTPFLFVGKVSLSLYLLHFPTMLMLHRFGLLAGDSLGGMCLNIVVVLAVTLIVSGVTYYTVEKPAMDIARRYRYRWR, from the coding sequence GTGACGGTCAAGCCGCGGGATTCGGCCGAGCATTCGGCATCGCCGCCGGTGCCGCGCACCACCGGCCGCATCATCGGCCTGGACGGTGCGCGCGGGTTGTCGGCCGTCGGGGTCGCCGTCATGCACGTCGCGGGCAACTTCTCACCGAACACCGCGGCGCAGACGAAGATCGGCATCGTCGGCATGAGCCTGATCTTCTTCTTCGTGCTCAGCGGGTTCCTGTTGTTCCTGCCCTACGTCCGGCGATTGACCGAAGACGCTCCGGCGGCAACGGCGCCCAGCGCGCGCAACTTCGCGATCCACCGGATCGCCCGCATCCTGCCCGGCTATCTGGTCATCTTCCTGCTGTGCAACTACGTCTTCGCGGTGGTGTACGTCGAGAACCCGACCGTGCAGACCATCGGTACGAGTGAGGGCACCGGCACGATCACCGACCCCTGGCAGCTGTTGGCCAACCTGACGCTGCTGCAGACCTACATTCCGAAATACATCTTCACCGGCCTGAACCCGTCGTGGTCGCTGACCCTGGAGTTCGCCTTCTACGCGTCGCTGCCGCTGTCGGCCGTGCTGTTGTTCGCGTTGCGCCGCAGGACGTCGGTGCGTCCGCTTCGGCTGGCGGCCAGCCTGCCCGTGGCGTTCATCGTTCTCGGATTCGTCGGAAAACTGTTGCTGCCCTTGGTGAGCAACCACTTCGGGGTTACCGACCCCGAGCTGATGCAGTGGGGTCCCAACTGGGTTTCGGTGTACCTGAGGAGCTTTCTGGTCAACGCCGACAACTTCGCGTTCGGCATGCTGGCCGCGGTCGTCGTCGTGGCGATCGAACAGGGCGCGGTGCGCAGATCGGTGGCCCGGCGGGTCCGGCCCGCCGCGGCGCTGGCCCTTCCCGTCGTGCTGGCCGTGTCGTTCGCGCTGATCGCGCTGGGCGACATGTTCGGCACCAGCGGTATGGCCCTCGCGTCGGCGTTGGTGATCCTGGTGATCGTGGCGCCGTTGTCTTGCGGGCAGCGTTCCAGGATCGGCGAGGGTCTCGAGCTGACCCCGTTCCTGTTCGTCGGTAAGGTGTCGTTGTCGCTGTACCTGCTGCACTTCCCGACGATGTTGATGCTGCACCGGTTCGGCCTGCTGGCAGGTGACTCGCTGGGCGGGATGTGCCTGAACATCGTTGTGGTGCTTGCGGTCACGCTGATCGTCTCCGGCGTCACCTACTACACCGTGGAGAAACCCGCGATGGACATCGCCCGACGCTACCGGTACCGGTGGCGCTGA